The Sesamum indicum cultivar Zhongzhi No. 13 linkage group LG6, S_indicum_v1.0, whole genome shotgun sequence genome has a segment encoding these proteins:
- the LOC105163327 gene encoding uncharacterized protein LOC105163327 isoform X1, which produces MLGISYGELFLLLGATAALIGPKDLPIIARTAGRLAGRAIGYVQMARGQFESVMQQSQARQVHKELQDTMAQLEAIRHEIRSISFMNPGPLTTRLVDNIASQPPIKNVDKESSKPTEEGTVRVESTETTSMAKDHSSTTSPLSDIHSQATAYARFAESTHLTANSMDEVLSELKDDSGQFIVLPISAESANLLPSRKDDLRGSDILLEAVLEEDVARNAKNFFSQAQNQIKSE; this is translated from the exons ATGCTCGGAATTTCGTATGGTGAACTATTCCTCCTGCTGGGAGCTACGGCTGCTCTTATCG GGCCAAAGGATCTGCCGATTATAGCTAGAACAGCGGGGAGGTTAGCTGGGCGTGCGATTGGATATGTTCAAATGGCACGTGGTCAATTCGAAAGCGTTATGCAGCAATCTCAAGCTCGCCAG GTGCATAAAGAACTGCAAGATACAATGGCTCAATTAGAAGCCATACGCCATGAAATTCGGTCCATCTCCTTCATGAATCCTGGTCCCTTGACAACAAGGCTAGTGGACAATATTGCTAGCCAACCACCCATTAAAAATG TGGACAAGGAATCTTCAAAACCCACTGAAGAGGGCACAGTCAGAGTTGAGAGCACAGAGACTACTAGCATGGCCAAG GATCACAGTTCAACAACCTCCCCACTTTCTGATATACATAGCCAAGCAACTGCATATGCAAGATTTGCTGAATCCACTCACTTAACTGCAAATTCCATGGATGAAGTTCTTAGTGAACTAAAGGATGATTCCGGTCAGTTCATTGTTCTTCCGATATCAGCTGAAAGTGCAAACTTGTTGCCCAGTCGAAAAG ATGACTTAAGGGGATCTGACATATTGTTGGAGGCAGTACTTGAGGAGGATGTGGCACGCAATGCAAAGAACTTTTTCTCTCAGGCtcaaaaccaaataaaaagtgaatga
- the LOC105163327 gene encoding uncharacterized protein LOC105163327 isoform X2 has translation MFKWHVVNSKALCSNLKLARIWQVHKELQDTMAQLEAIRHEIRSISFMNPGPLTTRLVDNIASQPPIKNVDKESSKPTEEGTVRVESTETTSMAKDHSSTTSPLSDIHSQATAYARFAESTHLTANSMDEVLSELKDDSGQFIVLPISAESANLLPSRKDDLRGSDILLEAVLEEDVARNAKNFFSQAQNQIKSE, from the exons ATGTTCAAATGGCACGTGGTCAATTCGAAAGCGTTATGCAGCAATCTCAAGCTCGCCAG AATCTGGCAGGTGCATAAAGAACTGCAAGATACAATGGCTCAATTAGAAGCCATACGCCATGAAATTCGGTCCATCTCCTTCATGAATCCTGGTCCCTTGACAACAAGGCTAGTGGACAATATTGCTAGCCAACCACCCATTAAAAATG TGGACAAGGAATCTTCAAAACCCACTGAAGAGGGCACAGTCAGAGTTGAGAGCACAGAGACTACTAGCATGGCCAAG GATCACAGTTCAACAACCTCCCCACTTTCTGATATACATAGCCAAGCAACTGCATATGCAAGATTTGCTGAATCCACTCACTTAACTGCAAATTCCATGGATGAAGTTCTTAGTGAACTAAAGGATGATTCCGGTCAGTTCATTGTTCTTCCGATATCAGCTGAAAGTGCAAACTTGTTGCCCAGTCGAAAAG ATGACTTAAGGGGATCTGACATATTGTTGGAGGCAGTACTTGAGGAGGATGTGGCACGCAATGCAAAGAACTTTTTCTCTCAGGCtcaaaaccaaataaaaagtgaatga
- the LOC105163327 gene encoding uncharacterized protein LOC105163327 isoform X3, which translates to MARGQFESVMQQSQARQVHKELQDTMAQLEAIRHEIRSISFMNPGPLTTRLVDNIASQPPIKNVDKESSKPTEEGTVRVESTETTSMAKDHSSTTSPLSDIHSQATAYARFAESTHLTANSMDEVLSELKDDSGQFIVLPISAESANLLPSRKDDLRGSDILLEAVLEEDVARNAKNFFSQAQNQIKSE; encoded by the exons ATGGCACGTGGTCAATTCGAAAGCGTTATGCAGCAATCTCAAGCTCGCCAG GTGCATAAAGAACTGCAAGATACAATGGCTCAATTAGAAGCCATACGCCATGAAATTCGGTCCATCTCCTTCATGAATCCTGGTCCCTTGACAACAAGGCTAGTGGACAATATTGCTAGCCAACCACCCATTAAAAATG TGGACAAGGAATCTTCAAAACCCACTGAAGAGGGCACAGTCAGAGTTGAGAGCACAGAGACTACTAGCATGGCCAAG GATCACAGTTCAACAACCTCCCCACTTTCTGATATACATAGCCAAGCAACTGCATATGCAAGATTTGCTGAATCCACTCACTTAACTGCAAATTCCATGGATGAAGTTCTTAGTGAACTAAAGGATGATTCCGGTCAGTTCATTGTTCTTCCGATATCAGCTGAAAGTGCAAACTTGTTGCCCAGTCGAAAAG ATGACTTAAGGGGATCTGACATATTGTTGGAGGCAGTACTTGAGGAGGATGTGGCACGCAATGCAAAGAACTTTTTCTCTCAGGCtcaaaaccaaataaaaagtgaatga